In Hevea brasiliensis isolate MT/VB/25A 57/8 chromosome 13, ASM3005281v1, whole genome shotgun sequence, a single genomic region encodes these proteins:
- the LOC110671927 gene encoding bidirectional sugar transporter SWEET10-like, which translates to MALHLTWGFAFGLLGNILSILVCFAPIPTFYQICKKKTSEGFQSFPYVIALLSAMLWLFYAYFAEDATLLISVNSITFCMETAYLSLYFFYASKKDKIITMKSVLLFNVFGFGIISIIAMFLTHGKERVKLLGWICMIFALSVFVAPLGIVRKVIQTKSVEFMPFSLSLFLTLSAVMWFFYGFLRRDFFVAIPNTLGFIFGAFQMLLYVIYRKPRKSLEKPTLDESPEHVIDVPKPDETICCELNTGHEVVEDKLVEEQPKQINQDKDLSDTV; encoded by the exons ATGGCCTTACACTTGACATGGGGGTTCGCTTTCGGTCTTTTAG GTAACATTCTCTCCATTCTGGTCTGCTTTGCTCCCAt ACCAACTTTCTATCAAATTTGCAAGAAGAAAACAAGCGAAGGATTTCAATCTTTTCCATATGTGATTGCATTGTTAAGTGCCATGCTTTGGCTATTCTATGCGTATTTTGCAGAGGATGCCACTCTTCTCATCAGCGTCAACTCCATCACATTTTGCATGGAAACTGCCTACCTTTCTTTGTACTTTTTCTATGCCTCCAAGAAAGATAAG ATTATCACCATGAAATCAGTCCTCCTGTTCAATGTTTTTGGGTTCGGTATCATAAGTATCATAGCTATGTTCCTAACACATGGCAAAGAACGTGTCAAACTTTTGGGATGGATTTGCATGATATTTGCTCTATCCGTTTTTGTTGCACCTCTTGGGATCGTG AGAAAAGTTATACAAACCAAGAGCGTCGAGTTCATGCCTTTTTCTTTATCATTATTCCTTACATTGAGTGCAGTCATGTGGTTCTTCTATGGATTTCTAAGGAGGGACTTTTTCGTTGCT ATTCCAAATACATTGGGATTCATATTTGGAGCTTTCCAAATGCTGCTTTATGTGATCTATAGGAAACCCAGGAAATCCTTGGAGAAACCAACACTTGATGAATCACCTGAACACGTTATTGACGTTCCAAAGCCGGATGAAACTATTTGCTGCGAGCTAAACACTGGCCATGAAGTTGTTGAAGATAAACTTGTCGAGGAACAGCCCAAGCAAATCAATCAAGATAAAGATCTCTCAGACACAGTTTAA
- the LOC110671837 gene encoding bidirectional sugar transporter SWEET10-like: MALHLTLGFAFGLLGNIISFLVCLAPIPTFYQICKKKTSEGFQSLPYVIALFSAMLWLFYAIFAADAILLITINSFTFFMEIAYISFYFFYASKKDRILTMKLVLLFNVFGFGIISIIAMFLIHGKERVKVLGWICMIFALCVFVAPLGIVRKVITTKSVEFMPFSLSFFLTLSAVMWFFYGFLRKDLFVAIPNILGFMFGILQMLLYVIYRKPKKSLEKPTLDKSFEHVIDVAKPDATICCELNTGHEVVEDKLVKEQAK, translated from the exons ATGGCCTTACACTTGACATTGGGGTTCGCTTTCGGTCTTTTAG GTAACATCATATCCTTTCTGGTCTGCCTTGCTCCCAT ACCAACTTTTTATCAAATTTGCAAGAAGAAAACTAGCGaaggatttcaatctcttccatatgTGATTGCATTGTTTAGTGCCATGCTTTGGCTGTTCTATGCAATTTTTGCAGCGGATGCCATTCTTCTAATCACCATCAACTCCTTCACATTTTTCATGGAAATTGCCTACATTTCTTTTTACTTTTTCTATGCCTCCAAGAAGGATAGG ATTCTCACCATGAAACTTGTCCTCCTGTTTAATGTTTTTGGGTTCGGTATCATAAGTATCATAGCTATGTTCCTAATTCATGGCAAAGAACGTGTCAAAGTTCTGGGATGGATTTGTATGATATTTGCTCTATGCGTTTTCGTTGCACCTCTTGGGATAGTG AGAAAAGTTATAACAACCAAAAGTGTCGAGTTCATGCCTTTCTCTTTATCATTCTTCCTCACATTGAGTGCAGTCATGTGGTTCTTCTATGGTTTTCTAAGGAAAGACCTTTTCGTTGCT ATTCCAAATATATTAGGATTCATGTTTGGCATTCTCCAAATGCTGCTCTATGTAATCTATAGGAAACCCAAGAAATCCTTGGAGAAACCAACACTTGATAAATCATTTGAACACGTTATTGACGTTGCAAAGCCGGATGCAACTATTTGCTGCGAGCTAAACACTGGCCATGAAGTTGTTGAAGATAAACTTGTCAAGGAACAGGCCAAGTAA